The nucleotide sequence TTACCTCGGGAAACGGGCAGGCCGCCGGCGATGGTGCGGTGCGCCCGACCGACGATCCGGATCAGCCAAGTTGGACCCAGTTGGGTCAGATGTCGGCCACCGAGGGCGATGAGAAGATCGACGAGGCTCCGGACTACAAGGACCCGGACCTGTATCTGAATCGCGAGCTCAGCTTGCTGCGATTTCAGGAGCGCGTACTCGAAGAGGCACAGGACGCTTCGCTGCCCCTGCTCGAAAGACTCAAGTTCATCGCGATTCTGGGCTCGAATCTGGATGAGTTCTTCATGGTGCGCGTCGGGGGCATCAAGCTGCAGCTCGCCGAAGGCGTGGTCGAACGATCGCCGGACGGTCGGACGCCGGCGGAACAGCTGGCCGAGATACGACGGTTCTCGCAGGAGCTCATGAGTCGTGCGAAGAGCTGCCTTCTTGACGACATCATGCCCAGCCTGAAGGAGGAGGGAGTCTTCCTTCTCGACTATCACGAGCTGTCCGACAAACAGGCGGACCAGGTCGGGGCATACTTCGAGGAGGTCATCTTTCCGGTCCTCACGCCAATGGCCTTCGACCCGGGGCATCCGTTTCCGCACATATCCAATCTGAGCCTGAACCTGGCCGTTGTGGTACGGCACGAGAACGGCGGTGAGCGTTTTGCCCGCGTCAAAGTGCCGGCGTCCATTCCCAGGCTGGTCCCGCTCAAGCGCTCTTCCGGGAGCGTGCGCAAGGATGGGACGGCTCCTCGCAAGCATTACTTCGTCTGGGTCGAACAGGTGATTGCGGCCAATCTGCAGGCGCTATTCCCGGGAATGGAAATCATCGCGTCCTATCCGTTTCGTGTGACGCGAAACGCGGACATGATCATCCAGGAACTTGAAGCGGATGACCTGCTCGAGACGATGGAAAAGAGCGTTCGTCAGCGCCGATTCGGTGCGGTTGATCGCCTGACGTTTAATCCCGGGATACCGGAATCGACTCGAACGATCATTACCGAAAACCTGCGGGTTGATCCCAAGGACGTGTACACACTGGACGGCCCTCTGGGCTCCAGCGGCATGATGGAGCTGTACTCGAACGTTGTTCGTCCCGATCTGAAGGAGGAGCCGTTCATTGCGTACTCTTCTCCGAAGTTTCGGGCCGACGGTACGGACAGCGATATATTTCAGCGGATCTCCAGAGGGAATTCGATCGTCCACCACCCGTACGATTCGTTCGCCCCGGTACTTGATTTTCTGTTTGCCGCTGCGAATGATCCGGACGTGCTGGCCATCAAGCAAACGCTGTACCGCGTAGGGAAGAACGCGCCGGTCGTGAAGGCACTGTTGCGGGCTCGGGAAAACGGTAAGCAGGTGACGGCGCTGATCGAACTCAAGGCTCGTTTTGACGAGGAATCAAATATTGGCTGGGCAAGGACGCTCGAGCGCGAAGGAGTGCACGTTGTATATGGTTTGCTCGGACTAAAAACGCACTCGAAGATCGCTCTCGTCGTGCGGAAGGAGGGTGACCACATTCGCCGCTACGTGCATCTGTCTACGGGCAATTACAACGCAGTGACGGCGAGCATGTATGAGGATATCGGCTTCTTCACCTGCGATCCGGATATCGGCGCCGATGCCACCGATCTGTTCAATTATCTGACGGGCTATTCCCGCAAGAAGGACTATCGCAAGCTGTTCGTGGCTCCCATTAATTTGCGCCACAGTTTAATAGAGCGAATACAACGCGAGATCGATCATGCCGTGGCAGGCCGCGGTGGACGCCTGGTTTTCAAGACGAATGCTCTGGTCGACAAAGCAATCATCAGGCTCTTGTACAAGGCATCTAATGCGGGCGTTGAAATTGACCTCATCGTGCGCGGCATTTGCTGTCTCCGGCCGGGCGTCAAGGGAGTTAGCGAGAATATCAGTGTTCGAAGTGTCGTGGGACGATTTCTGGAGCATAGCCGGATCTACTACTTCGGCAACGGTGGAACTCCGGAAGTGTACCTGGGCTCAGCGGACCTGATGCCGCGAAATATCGACAGGCGAGTAGAGGTTGTATTTCCGATCGAAGATCGAGAGCACGTCCGCTATCTGCGCGAGGAAGTGCTGGAGACCTATCTAAAAGACAACGTGAAGGCTCGCTTGATGCAGTCCGATGGTTCGTACAAGCAGCAGACGCCGGCAGGCGGCGACGTTGCGGTCTACAGCCAGCAGTGGTTCCTGCGGCAGCGGGCGAGGTGGCAGCAAGAGGAGTCGGGCGTCAAGGAACTCAGCTGATGCGTGGCCCCGGCCGCTGGCCGTGAGCTGTACGTAGCGAGAATCGAATAGGCCTTTTGTCCGTACAATTCCCCTGCAGGCTCGACTCGTGCGACACGGGACAGTCGGGTGAAGTGTACACGTGTATCGCTCAACTCCGAATGACGGACGAATCCATTTCCACTTTGAGGACGATGGCGGCGGACTGCCCACCGATGCGGCTCAGGCCGGCGTCATTGTTTGTGGCCCACTGTGGAGTTCTCACGATCGTCTTCGAAGGATTCGACGCCTGCATTCTTGCCATGAAAGACAAGATCGACCGTGCGTTTCCGGGCCTTGAAGAGGAACACGAAGGGTCGTTGTGGCCAAAAGTCACACTGGCCGTTCTCAAGGATTGGAAGCGCCTGACAGAGTCAGA is from Rhodothermales bacterium and encodes:
- the ppk1 gene encoding polyphosphate kinase 1 — its product is MSATEGDEKIDEAPDYKDPDLYLNRELSLLRFQERVLEEAQDASLPLLERLKFIAILGSNLDEFFMVRVGGIKLQLAEGVVERSPDGRTPAEQLAEIRRFSQELMSRAKSCLLDDIMPSLKEEGVFLLDYHELSDKQADQVGAYFEEVIFPVLTPMAFDPGHPFPHISNLSLNLAVVVRHENGGERFARVKVPASIPRLVPLKRSSGSVRKDGTAPRKHYFVWVEQVIAANLQALFPGMEIIASYPFRVTRNADMIIQELEADDLLETMEKSVRQRRFGAVDRLTFNPGIPESTRTIITENLRVDPKDVYTLDGPLGSSGMMELYSNVVRPDLKEEPFIAYSSPKFRADGTDSDIFQRISRGNSIVHHPYDSFAPVLDFLFAAANDPDVLAIKQTLYRVGKNAPVVKALLRARENGKQVTALIELKARFDEESNIGWARTLEREGVHVVYGLLGLKTHSKIALVVRKEGDHIRRYVHLSTGNYNAVTASMYEDIGFFTCDPDIGADATDLFNYLTGYSRKKDYRKLFVAPINLRHSLIERIQREIDHAVAGRGGRLVFKTNALVDKAIIRLLYKASNAGVEIDLIVRGICCLRPGVKGVSENISVRSVVGRFLEHSRIYYFGNGGTPEVYLGSADLMPRNIDRRVEVVFPIEDREHVRYLREEVLETYLKDNVKARLMQSDGSYKQQTPAGGDVAVYSQQWFLRQRARWQQEESGVKELS